From Solibacillus isronensis, the proteins below share one genomic window:
- a CDS encoding XRE family transcriptional regulator, which yields MNNYGKTLKKIRVGKGFSQKYVSNNICTQGNFSKFELGENKDIKHSTLSEFLVRIETSYEEFRYIDNGYTMPLRDEIINNFYNQTYNNSENLLQLQRSCISFLKEFPEDKLINKIFIIIKSLAILANTNDIHHAKLLAEPIWIELSRRDDLYLSDIFLLNSILYIFPIETAVEMKKFAFRHIEKYKNFQNINRIKINFLINLSLLYLKKQDYNMALKQLENSIELCKIEKLFINLSICYIRKGICLNNLGHCGLYWRNKGMNMLEALDEIDLLSILETEVEKYSN from the coding sequence ATGAACAATTACGGGAAAACATTAAAAAAAATTAGAGTTGGCAAAGGGTTTTCACAGAAATATGTTTCCAACAATATTTGTACACAAGGTAATTTCTCCAAATTTGAACTAGGTGAAAATAAAGATATTAAACATTCAACCTTAAGTGAATTTCTAGTACGAATAGAAACTTCATATGAAGAATTTAGATATATTGATAATGGTTATACCATGCCTTTAAGGGATGAAATCATTAACAATTTTTATAATCAAACATATAATAATTCGGAAAATTTATTGCAATTACAGAGGAGTTGTATTTCATTCTTAAAGGAATTTCCTGAGGATAAATTAATTAATAAAATATTTATCATTATAAAAAGTTTAGCAATATTAGCCAATACTAACGACATTCATCATGCAAAATTACTTGCCGAGCCCATTTGGATAGAATTATCTCGCAGAGACGACTTGTACTTGTCCGATATCTTTTTACTAAATTCTATACTTTATATTTTTCCAATTGAAACCGCTGTCGAAATGAAAAAATTTGCTTTTCGGCATATTGAAAAGTATAAAAATTTCCAGAATATAAACCGTATAAAAATAAATTTTTTAATTAATCTTTCCTTGTTATATCTAAAAAAACAAGATTATAATATGGCTTTAAAACAATTAGAAAATTCTATCGAACTATGTAAAATAGAAAAGCTTTTTATTAATCTGTCCATATGTTATATACGTAAGGGAATTTGTTTAAATAATTTGGGCCATTGCGGATTATATTGGCGAAATAAAGGGATGAATATGCTAGAAGCTTTAGATGAGATCGATTTGCTTTCTATTTTAGAGACAGAAGTCGAAAAATACTCAAATTAA
- a CDS encoding alkaline phosphatase family protein, which produces MQNKSNYVIVVSYDAFSKDNWESAASKPNLAKLIERGASTNLLKSVYPTLTYVIHSSYVTGVYPDRHGVFHNNPFQPFVPENEQNWHWFRSDIQAPTVYEAAREKGLTTAGLLWPVSGKADINFNIPEIKAIKNENQALKILKSGSKLFTLQMEMKYGKVRQGIQQPYLDDFTTLCAVDTIKKKKPNLLLMHLIDLDDTKHLHGTIGPHIEEVIERMDRRIGELVQATKDADIYEETTFIIVGDHSQLDVQYKVYLNRILYEEGLIYEKNGKWHWRAYVQGAGGAAYLHVQQDDTEAEQIALTILQDAARKESFGIEAILGTQELQEFHIASTFRYMIEAKEGYAFEDDHLQEAIIDLHALGKKYATHGYSPNKPDYTSNLIISGNGVIAGSHIGEACVVDIGPTIAHILDLDFRNTDGRALTEIFKR; this is translated from the coding sequence ATGCAGAATAAAAGTAATTATGTGATTGTTGTTTCGTATGACGCCTTTTCTAAGGATAATTGGGAAAGTGCAGCGTCTAAACCGAATTTAGCCAAACTGATTGAACGAGGGGCCTCTACAAATTTACTGAAAAGTGTGTACCCAACCCTCACGTATGTCATACACAGTTCCTATGTGACTGGTGTCTATCCAGACCGGCACGGGGTTTTCCATAATAATCCGTTTCAGCCTTTCGTCCCTGAAAACGAGCAAAACTGGCACTGGTTCCGCAGTGATATCCAAGCTCCAACTGTATATGAAGCAGCTCGAGAAAAAGGACTAACGACAGCCGGGCTTTTGTGGCCAGTATCAGGAAAAGCTGATATTAACTTTAATATCCCTGAAATAAAAGCGATAAAAAATGAAAATCAGGCATTAAAAATACTGAAAAGCGGCAGTAAATTGTTTACATTGCAAATGGAAATGAAGTACGGAAAAGTTCGGCAAGGGATTCAGCAGCCTTATTTGGATGATTTCACAACCCTATGTGCAGTAGATACGATTAAAAAGAAAAAGCCGAATTTACTTTTAATGCATTTAATTGATCTCGATGATACGAAGCATTTACATGGAACAATTGGACCTCATATTGAAGAAGTCATTGAACGGATGGATCGCCGGATAGGAGAGCTTGTCCAGGCGACAAAAGATGCAGATATTTATGAAGAAACGACTTTTATAATCGTCGGAGACCATAGTCAGCTCGATGTTCAGTACAAAGTGTATTTGAATCGGATTTTATACGAAGAAGGTCTTATTTATGAGAAAAACGGAAAATGGCATTGGCGCGCATATGTTCAAGGTGCAGGTGGAGCCGCTTATTTACATGTACAGCAAGACGATACGGAAGCAGAACAAATAGCCCTTACCATTTTACAGGATGCTGCACGGAAAGAATCTTTCGGTATCGAAGCCATTTTAGGTACTCAGGAATTGCAGGAATTTCATATAGCCAGTACATTCCGATATATGATTGAAGCAAAAGAAGGGTATGCCTTTGAAGATGACCATTTACAGGAAGCTATCATCGACTTACATGCACTCGGCAAAAAGTATGCGACACACGGCTACTCACCAAACAAACCCGATTATACGAGCAACCTTATTATTTCCGGCAACGGTGTTATAGCCGGTTCTCACATTGGCGAAGCTTGTGTCGTTGATATCGGTCCGACAATTGCGCATATTTTAGATTTGGACTTTAGAAATACAGATGGCAGAGCATTGACTGAAATTTTTAAGCGATAA
- a CDS encoding GGDEF domain-containing protein: MILLIQKKVNARFTMYVMIGSMYIYFYYLLNESPYLVNYFFMWLALPLSAIYQQIKAVLMAGVASIILTFYSFFYLHDDIFPNVIQEDFIYLVLFGIFITIFLIVFILKVREANDKLQDLAYHDPLTGAANRSMLKEKFDLMKHENVDSLAVLFLDMNGFKKINDTYGHEVGDQLLQIIVLRIDGVLRETDLLCRLGGDEFVILTANINQSIVKKITDRIKSALEKPMILDQYIIHVSASIGSYFTIEVLDANLDEMIKEADRAMYKEKELRGLPDDTIN, encoded by the coding sequence ATGATATTGCTGATTCAAAAGAAAGTGAATGCCAGATTTACAATGTATGTAATGATCGGCAGTATGTATATTTATTTTTATTACTTGCTTAATGAATCTCCGTATTTAGTAAATTATTTCTTCATGTGGCTCGCACTTCCGCTAAGTGCCATTTATCAACAGATAAAAGCCGTATTGATGGCAGGGGTCGCTTCGATTATTCTTACATTCTATTCATTTTTTTACCTTCACGATGATATTTTTCCGAATGTCATTCAGGAAGACTTTATTTATTTAGTACTGTTTGGAATATTTATAACCATTTTCCTCATTGTTTTCATTCTTAAAGTGAGGGAGGCCAACGACAAGTTACAAGATTTAGCCTACCACGACCCTTTAACCGGAGCAGCAAACCGTTCAATGCTTAAGGAAAAGTTTGATTTGATGAAGCATGAAAATGTCGACTCACTTGCAGTATTGTTCCTTGATATGAACGGCTTTAAAAAAATAAATGATACATATGGACATGAAGTTGGGGATCAATTACTGCAGATTATTGTTTTGAGGATAGATGGCGTATTAAGAGAGACGGACTTACTTTGCCGATTGGGTGGAGATGAATTTGTCATTTTAACGGCTAATATTAATCAATCGATCGTAAAAAAGATTACCGATAGAATAAAATCTGCACTTGAGAAACCAATGATTTTAGATCAATATATAATTCATGTTTCGGCAAGTATTGGATCATACTTTACAATAGAAGTTTTAGATGCAAATTTAGATGAGATGATTAAAGAAGCCGATCGAGCGATGTATAAAGAGAAAGAATTAAGAGGTTTGCCAGACGATACGATTAACTAA
- a CDS encoding DoxX-like family protein yields MKKKPIYVETVIDSSIEEVWHYTQQPDLHEQWDLRFTSIIYNEKQHVDAPQTFTYTTKIMPGLSVAGWGESKGTHEKASGVRTSSLHFGTPQLISPIKEGRGYWQYIPNGDRVTFLTQYDYDGRFGRFGQLFDLLFRPVIGWATALSFNVLARWIEIGEKPATQYRRFFSYYLLCFLFSFTWLYQGLIPKVWMKHPLEIDMLMKLSPLTLGQASTAIIWIGILEMIIGLLFLIPKLQPLLIKAQILLFPLLTLSAIIAAPSVATAPFNVVTFNIGLWVASIITLLLTKELPTARFCKRKRGA; encoded by the coding sequence TTGAAGAAAAAGCCGATTTATGTGGAAACCGTAATAGACAGCTCGATTGAAGAAGTATGGCATTATACACAACAGCCCGACCTGCATGAACAATGGGATTTACGTTTTACATCCATCATCTACAATGAAAAACAGCATGTGGACGCGCCTCAAACTTTTACATATACAACTAAAATAATGCCGGGCCTGTCAGTTGCAGGTTGGGGTGAAAGTAAAGGTACACATGAAAAAGCAAGTGGTGTTAGAACCTCATCTCTCCATTTCGGGACACCGCAACTGATTTCCCCTATTAAGGAAGGACGCGGCTATTGGCAATATATCCCGAATGGCGACCGCGTAACCTTTCTGACCCAGTACGACTATGACGGCCGGTTCGGTCGATTCGGGCAATTATTTGATCTACTGTTCCGCCCTGTTATCGGTTGGGCAACTGCACTTAGTTTTAATGTACTGGCTAGGTGGATTGAAATCGGAGAAAAACCGGCAACCCAATACCGGCGATTTTTCAGCTATTATTTACTGTGCTTCCTGTTCAGTTTTACATGGCTCTACCAAGGTCTCATTCCGAAAGTATGGATGAAGCATCCGCTTGAAATTGATATGCTGATGAAACTGTCACCGCTAACGTTAGGTCAAGCATCAACGGCCATTATTTGGATAGGTATTTTGGAGATGATCATCGGGTTACTCTTTTTGATCCCGAAATTGCAACCGCTGCTAATAAAGGCGCAAATTTTATTATTCCCATTGCTGACATTAAGCGCAATTATTGCCGCACCTTCTGTTGCAACAGCTCCATTTAATGTCGTTACATTTAACATTGGTTTGTGGGTTGCTTCAATTATTACTTTACTGCTGACAAAAGAATTACCGACAGCAAGATTTTGCAAACGAAAAAGAGGTGCTTAA
- a CDS encoding DUF3784 domain-containing protein, whose protein sequence is MEMNLVLIGVVFLVLGYLVGVKKLTWLLAGYNEKRVKDKNKLALLVGGTFALLGIGIAISGFAGIQQAETIMYVTVGIILLELVYVNVKMVD, encoded by the coding sequence ATGGAGATGAATTTGGTTTTAATTGGCGTAGTATTTTTAGTGCTGGGTTATTTAGTCGGAGTTAAAAAATTAACATGGCTATTAGCGGGGTATAATGAAAAGCGAGTAAAAGATAAAAATAAATTGGCTCTACTTGTCGGTGGAACATTTGCTTTACTAGGCATAGGAATCGCCATAAGCGGATTTGCAGGCATACAACAAGCAGAAACGATTATGTATGTTACAGTGGGCATCATCTTACTTGAATTGGTATATGTTAATGTAAAAATGGTTGATTAA
- a CDS encoding helix-turn-helix transcriptional regulator, with the protein MKDIQIQNCVKLRRTELGNLTQSDLAKQIGVTRQTMNLIEAQKYNPTIKVCLLIANALDTSIEKLFWMEEES; encoded by the coding sequence TTGAAAGATATTCAAATACAAAACTGTGTAAAATTAAGAAGAACTGAATTGGGCAATTTAACACAAAGTGATTTAGCAAAGCAAATTGGTGTCACGAGACAAACGATGAATTTAATCGAAGCACAAAAGTATAATCCTACAATTAAAGTATGTTTGCTGATTGCGAATGCACTGGATACTTCTATTGAAAAATTGTTTTGGATGGAGGAAGAATCATGA
- a CDS encoding metal-dependent hydrolase encodes MKGRTHLTIGLGIGAVASVSQEPEMIPVVLAVSAVASLAPDLDGNNLLNKHVTKTAKKIKKGGQMVGGIIMLLSLAAYLNLLPFLDGEWFTQQNKLLFLALGAIIIALSMRSQETLKNILMTILSLFLLYYAITDELWWLVLFAVYIGAAGWFPHRGFTHTICAVVFWAYMSHLLEVSTGAENLAIISTMAYLSHILGDMMTVKGVKFLAPITNKVFKIRI; translated from the coding sequence ATGAAAGGTCGAACACATTTAACAATTGGTTTAGGAATCGGAGCAGTCGCATCTGTCAGTCAAGAACCAGAAATGATCCCGGTCGTTTTAGCTGTATCCGCTGTGGCTTCGCTTGCTCCGGATCTGGACGGAAACAACTTGTTGAATAAACATGTAACGAAGACGGCGAAAAAAATAAAAAAGGGCGGACAAATGGTCGGTGGAATCATAATGCTTCTGTCCTTGGCAGCCTACTTAAATCTTTTGCCTTTTCTGGATGGTGAATGGTTTACCCAACAAAATAAACTGCTGTTTTTAGCACTGGGTGCAATTATTATCGCATTGTCCATGAGAAGTCAGGAAACGCTGAAAAATATTTTAATGACCATTTTAAGTTTATTCCTTCTGTATTATGCAATTACCGATGAGCTGTGGTGGCTCGTACTGTTTGCTGTATACATAGGGGCAGCTGGATGGTTTCCGCATCGAGGGTTTACCCATACAATTTGTGCAGTGGTCTTTTGGGCATATATGTCCCATCTGCTGGAAGTGAGTACAGGCGCGGAAAATTTAGCAATCATCTCAACGATGGCGTATTTATCTCATATTTTAGGTGATATGATGACGGTAAAAGGGGTTAAATTTCTCGCTCCGATTACGAATAAAGTATTTAAAATACGAATATAG
- a CDS encoding peptidylprolyl isomerase has product MRKLLSLMFVSAIILAACSSSELSITEVQKIPTKVQEIIDTDYTLQLINDSKSDEKYIIYQSAGTVTAEIEERGNILDIKLETENEEHSELKQYVYKITRGDAQYDSINVKINGQDTPIGNSTGF; this is encoded by the coding sequence TTGAGAAAACTATTATCATTAATGTTTGTTTCAGCAATAATATTAGCAGCTTGTAGTTCATCAGAATTGAGTATTACGGAAGTGCAAAAAATTCCTACAAAAGTGCAAGAGATTATTGATACCGATTACACATTGCAGCTGATTAATGACAGTAAAAGCGATGAGAAGTATATTATTTATCAATCTGCAGGAACAGTAACAGCTGAAATTGAAGAGAGGGGTAACATATTAGATATAAAGTTGGAGACTGAAAACGAAGAACATAGTGAGTTAAAACAATACGTCTATAAAATTACTCGTGGTGATGCACAGTATGATTCAATTAATGTAAAAATAAACGGTCAAGATACACCTATAGGTAATTCCACAGGTTTTTAA
- a CDS encoding YndJ family protein has translation MLVNLRLVLSRPLTIIGLVSMAWLLLFNAPTSMHYYLTLAQLIFVPVILEQLVLLKNWQKFIIATGQFAVTILYFTQNDFLILLCVLTYLLSTLIIASHGVKRFLRRGFVNTAEMMIDIGLIYIVMGGLWFLAFHLQLNTGFSPIITWLTAIHFHYSAFLLCITVGLIGRLHMTRYYKFCCAVIAAGPMLVAVGITFSRIVEIIFVSLYVVAIFSISFFVMKWPLPRVQRLFIRLAFLTLCFTIIWSLLYAYSNLTGTNLVDIPDMLDFHGLLNCLGFGISVLIAWSLLLPPSKHRDYTFPISKIRGRFSPTNKPACGLVDDMASYVNKENIPELVSEFYERTTNFELKASVKWAAWFKPFAFVYQFISRKMGQLNLPFSSKSIVMDGKIWQVDPQNDGREKPRVWQRSINGDPVFNAIYSKHHDASNTYMNIALPLPFSTMHGILQLSVKDCALYLTSDGQGDAGTYLAIGSYVFKLPLHEYFVIKEQQGTLTATHEMKLFGMKFLHIDYQIRKK, from the coding sequence ATGCTGGTCAATTTACGCCTTGTGCTCAGTAGACCTTTAACAATCATTGGCCTTGTTAGTATGGCTTGGCTTCTATTATTTAACGCACCAACATCTATGCATTATTATTTGACGCTAGCTCAACTAATCTTTGTTCCAGTCATACTGGAACAGTTAGTTTTACTGAAAAATTGGCAAAAATTCATTATTGCAACTGGTCAGTTTGCAGTTACAATACTATATTTCACACAAAACGATTTCCTCATCCTGCTTTGTGTACTTACCTACTTACTAAGTACCCTTATTATTGCCTCCCATGGGGTCAAACGATTTTTGAGAAGAGGCTTTGTCAATACAGCTGAAATGATGATAGATATCGGTCTAATATATATTGTGATGGGTGGACTTTGGTTTTTGGCATTTCATCTGCAGCTGAATACAGGGTTCAGTCCGATTATTACATGGCTGACCGCTATTCATTTTCATTACTCGGCCTTTCTGCTATGCATTACAGTCGGTTTGATTGGGCGTCTTCATATGACCCGCTATTACAAGTTTTGCTGCGCCGTAATCGCTGCAGGACCAATGCTAGTAGCTGTCGGGATTACCTTTTCAAGGATTGTTGAAATCATTTTTGTTAGCCTATATGTAGTCGCCATTTTCAGCATTAGCTTTTTTGTTATGAAATGGCCATTGCCGCGTGTGCAGCGTCTGTTTATCCGACTGGCATTTTTGACATTATGCTTTACAATTATTTGGTCGCTTTTATACGCATACAGCAATTTAACAGGAACGAATCTTGTTGATATTCCGGATATGCTAGACTTCCATGGTCTTTTAAATTGTTTAGGGTTTGGTATTTCTGTATTGATCGCTTGGAGCTTATTGCTGCCACCTTCAAAACATCGTGACTATACATTTCCAATAAGTAAAATTCGCGGGCGATTTTCTCCAACAAACAAACCGGCTTGTGGATTGGTCGATGATATGGCATCTTATGTTAATAAAGAGAACATTCCTGAATTGGTTAGTGAGTTTTATGAACGTACTACAAACTTTGAATTAAAAGCGTCTGTTAAATGGGCTGCTTGGTTTAAACCTTTTGCTTTTGTGTATCAGTTCATTAGCAGGAAAATGGGACAGCTGAATTTACCGTTCTCTTCAAAATCGATTGTGATGGACGGAAAAATTTGGCAAGTTGATCCGCAAAATGACGGCCGAGAAAAGCCGCGCGTCTGGCAAAGATCGATTAATGGTGACCCGGTATTCAACGCGATATATTCGAAGCATCATGATGCCTCCAATACCTATATGAATATTGCTTTGCCCCTGCCCTTCTCTACAATGCACGGTATATTGCAGCTTTCCGTAAAAGACTGTGCACTGTACTTAACAAGTGATGGACAAGGCGATGCCGGTACGTATTTGGCGATCGGCTCTTATGTATTCAAATTGCCGTTACATGAGTACTTTGTGATTAAAGAACAACAAGGAACCCTTACCGCAACCCATGAGATGAAACTGTTTGGTATGAAGTTTTTACATATTGATTATCAAATACGGAAAAAATAA
- a CDS encoding DUF4166 domain-containing protein, with amino-acid sequence MIYETLLANDFNRLHPKLQERYRLPLGKPFHAQGTMQVIHSGPRFLRPMYQLFTKTNFLFPEYGKEIPFTITNTARMNNEKEAEVYWERTFHFPLAMRKFNATMTVDLERQIVKDYLGDPALFYSDLKMDVTKDGSLMIRSAEQRAVIGQKEVGLPKKLTGRVVVTEGYDDVLDVYTIHVSIYNDLIGRMMMYAGQFTPCAQ; translated from the coding sequence ATGATTTACGAAACATTGCTTGCCAATGATTTTAACAGGTTGCATCCAAAGTTGCAGGAAAGATATCGCCTTCCATTAGGCAAACCATTTCATGCACAAGGAACAATGCAAGTTATTCATTCCGGACCACGTTTTTTACGACCGATGTATCAATTGTTTACGAAAACAAATTTCCTTTTTCCCGAATACGGCAAGGAAATTCCTTTTACAATAACGAATACCGCAAGAATGAACAATGAAAAGGAAGCCGAAGTCTATTGGGAGCGCACTTTCCATTTTCCACTGGCAATGCGCAAATTCAATGCAACGATGACAGTCGATTTGGAACGGCAAATCGTAAAAGATTATTTAGGGGATCCGGCATTATTCTACTCCGATTTAAAAATGGATGTTACAAAGGACGGTTCCTTAATGATCCGCTCCGCAGAACAGCGTGCCGTAATCGGTCAAAAAGAAGTTGGCTTGCCGAAGAAACTGACAGGCCGAGTTGTTGTAACGGAAGGGTATGATGATGTGCTCGATGTGTATACGATTCATGTCTCCATTTATAATGATCTTATTGGAAGGATGATGATGTATGCTGGTCAATTTACGCCTTGTGCTCAGTAG
- a CDS encoding MDR family MFS transporter, producing the protein MARIINYFHPLVWIILSGTIFVRTASFMAIPFLALYLHNELQASPLLIGVTIGIAPLFSTFGGLIGGYLTDRFGRKVVIVITVFIWSLTFVGFALAPSAGYFVVLNAVNGLCRSFFEPGTQALMIDFTEDPKKRRLFSVRYTAINIAAVMGPLLGVWVASLSSPATPFMITGIMYALYGIFLLVVLNRYEMKQKRLGSKQQIRSVLQAVFHDQKLLLFIAGGILITVGYSQFDSTLPQFINMNVEDGVKLFSYVIVANSITVLAFQLPLTVLSEKISIYSSLKIGVVIFAVGLFLFGVSDSSWMFIASMIVFSVGEIFCFPMMNAVIEEIAPEDQKGTYLGASQFKNIGGFIGPIIGGWLLTVYIDYMFAIISLIMLCSIFIYNRAQRLA; encoded by the coding sequence ATGGCAAGAATTATTAACTATTTTCATCCACTTGTATGGATCATATTAAGTGGGACGATTTTTGTACGGACTGCGAGCTTTATGGCAATCCCGTTTTTAGCTTTATATTTACATAATGAACTTCAAGCCTCGCCTTTATTAATCGGGGTTACTATTGGGATTGCCCCTCTGTTTTCAACATTCGGCGGATTAATCGGCGGCTATTTAACCGATCGATTCGGACGAAAAGTGGTTATTGTTATTACGGTCTTTATATGGAGCCTTACATTCGTTGGGTTTGCACTAGCTCCTTCAGCTGGTTACTTTGTCGTGTTGAATGCGGTGAATGGGTTATGCCGCTCATTTTTTGAACCGGGTACTCAAGCTTTGATGATTGATTTTACGGAAGATCCGAAAAAAAGACGGTTATTTTCTGTACGCTACACGGCCATTAATATTGCGGCCGTTATGGGTCCATTGCTTGGTGTATGGGTCGCAAGCTTATCAAGCCCGGCGACACCTTTTATGATTACCGGAATAATGTATGCTTTGTATGGCATATTTTTACTCGTCGTGTTAAATCGATATGAAATGAAACAAAAAAGACTTGGTTCAAAACAACAAATCCGATCGGTACTACAAGCAGTTTTCCATGACCAGAAACTGTTATTGTTTATCGCGGGAGGCATTTTGATTACGGTCGGTTATTCCCAGTTCGACTCGACACTGCCGCAATTCATTAATATGAATGTGGAGGATGGGGTGAAGCTCTTTTCCTATGTGATTGTCGCAAACTCCATTACAGTGCTGGCATTTCAGCTGCCATTAACAGTATTAAGCGAAAAAATTTCAATTTACAGTTCGCTGAAAATTGGCGTCGTCATTTTTGCTGTCGGATTATTTCTGTTTGGTGTTTCCGATAGTTCTTGGATGTTCATTGCGAGTATGATTGTGTTTTCAGTTGGAGAGATTTTCTGTTTTCCGATGATGAACGCGGTTATTGAGGAAATTGCACCTGAGGATCAGAAGGGAACATATCTTGGTGCGTCACAGTTTAAGAATATAGGAGGATTTATCGGACCAATTATCGGTGGCTGGCTGTTAACGGTTTATATAGATTATATGTTTGCGATTATTTCATTAATCATGCTTTGCAGTATTTTTATATATAACCGCGCTCAAAGACTGGCTTGA
- a CDS encoding MFS transporter, which yields MKLTKEEKSWILYDCGNSAYSIAITTALFPIVFGMFQGVNNMDLGYFNSLASIFVAVLSPILGAFADYKDKKKRFFTFFALVGIISTLSFTFISPDSGQWQLLIVMYILSCIGFAGANIFYDSFLVDVTTDEKMDKVSSSGFAFGYISSVIPFGISLVVILIMGMDAAIGYQIGFCITALWWGLLTIPMIKDVKQRHYIEPEPNPIGNSFKRLGQTFLNIKDYKIVFMFLIAYFCYIDGVDTIIKMVVPYATSVLGSDGLNTFMLLAILLVIQIVAFPFALLYGSLAKKYSTRALIIVGITTYVIACIAAFFISEMWHIFILGIMIGSAQGGIQALSRSYYGKIIPKERSNEFFGFYNIFGKFAAIIGPFLMALTTTMTGDARYSILSIIPLFIIGLIVFLMLPKDAHEQTKLVR from the coding sequence GTGAAGCTGACAAAAGAAGAAAAGTCCTGGATTTTATACGATTGCGGGAATTCTGCTTATTCCATTGCGATCACGACCGCCCTTTTCCCCATTGTCTTTGGGATGTTTCAAGGTGTGAACAACATGGATTTAGGCTATTTCAATTCACTCGCAAGTATATTTGTCGCCGTTCTTAGTCCTATTTTAGGAGCCTTTGCTGATTATAAGGACAAGAAGAAACGTTTCTTCACATTTTTTGCGTTAGTCGGCATTATTTCTACTCTTTCCTTTACATTTATTTCACCGGATAGCGGGCAATGGCAGCTTTTAATCGTCATGTACATTCTTTCATGTATCGGCTTTGCCGGCGCCAATATTTTCTATGATTCTTTCTTGGTCGATGTGACGACAGATGAGAAAATGGATAAAGTATCGTCATCCGGCTTTGCTTTCGGCTATATTTCAAGTGTCATTCCATTTGGGATTAGTTTAGTCGTCATCTTAATCATGGGGATGGATGCAGCGATCGGATATCAAATCGGATTTTGTATTACCGCGCTATGGTGGGGATTACTGACGATTCCGATGATTAAAGACGTCAAACAGCGCCACTATATAGAACCCGAACCAAATCCGATCGGCAATAGTTTCAAACGTCTAGGTCAAACCTTTTTAAATATTAAAGACTATAAAATAGTATTCATGTTTTTAATCGCTTATTTCTGCTATATCGATGGTGTCGATACAATTATAAAAATGGTTGTTCCGTACGCGACAAGTGTTTTAGGTTCCGATGGATTAAATACCTTTATGCTTTTGGCCATTTTACTCGTCATTCAAATTGTAGCGTTCCCGTTTGCGCTGCTTTATGGGTCGCTTGCTAAAAAATATTCGACACGGGCATTAATTATTGTCGGGATAACGACTTATGTCATCGCCTGTATCGCAGCATTTTTCATTTCGGAAATGTGGCATATCTTTATTTTAGGGATTATGATTGGATCTGCTCAAGGCGGTATTCAGGCATTAAGCCGTTCCTATTATGGTAAAATTATTCCGAAAGAGCGTTCCAACGAATTTTTCGGTTTCTATAATATTTTCGGTAAATTTGCTGCAATTATCGGACCTTTTCTAATGGCACTGACAACAACGATGACTGGTGATGCCCGATATAGCATTTTATCGATTATCCCTCTATTCATAATTGGGCTCATAGTCTTTTTAATGCTGCCAAAAGATGCGCATGAACAAACTAAATTAGTAAGGTGA